One genomic segment of Mangifera indica cultivar Alphonso chromosome 6, CATAS_Mindica_2.1, whole genome shotgun sequence includes these proteins:
- the LOC123218961 gene encoding latent-transforming growth factor beta-binding protein 2-like, with the protein MESFTLNHSPLIISLNLLLLSLFIFNLSVPAVAESCADVNCGQGTCKDSNSSLLGFECDCNTGWKKLQIGPLAFPSCVLPNCSIDLQCNNASSPPSSLPQLNDASSPLQSLPQLNVCLLVWCGKGTCVANGTGYSCQCSQGASNLFNNSTLACLESCSFGADCLALGLGLPPSPPPTDLPRAPPIKSESHQEIGAPPASNRARNLRALTMMLLATTIMALF; encoded by the exons ATGGAAAGCTTTACTTTGAATCATTCCCCTCTCATAATTTCTCTCAATCTTCTTCTGCTCtctctcttcatcttcaatctCTCAGTCCCCGCGGTAGCGGAAA GCTGTGCAGATGTAAACTGTGGGCAAGGAACATGTAAAGATTCCAATTCCTCATTGCTTGGTTTTGAATGTGATTGTAATACTGGCTGGAAGAAGCTTCAGATTGGCCCCTTGGCCTTCCCTTCTTGTGTTCTTCCTAACT GTTCAATAGACCTTCAATGTAACAATGCTTCTTCACCACCTTCATCTCTGCCTCAATTAAACGATGCTTCTTCACCACTTCAATCTCTGCCTCAATTAAACG TTTGTCTTCTTGTATGGTGTGGAAAAGGAACTTGTGTTGCCAATGGAACTGGATATTCATGCCAGTGCTCCCAGGGAGCCTCTAATTTGTTCAACAACTCTACCTTGGCCTGTTTAGAGAGCT GCTCGTTTGGAGCAGATTGTCTTGCCCTTGGGTTGGGCCTACCACCTTCACCTCCTCCAACTGACCTACCACGTGCTCCACCGATTAAGTCAGAATCCCATCAAGAAATTG gagCTCCGCCGGCAAGTAATCGTGCAAGAAATCTTCGAGCACTAACCATGATGCTGTTAGCAACAACTATTATGGCATTGTTTTAG
- the LOC123219599 gene encoding uncharacterized protein LOC123219599, with protein MERFTLKHSPFIISLHLLLFSLFIFNLSVPAAAESCADVDCGQGTCKDSNSSGLGFECDCNTGWKKIQIGPLTFPSCVLPNCSVDLHCNNASSPTPSLPQLNACLLVWCGKGNCVANGTGYACQCNQGASNLFNNPAWACFDDCSFGGDCFALGLGLSPPPPKNSGSPGEVGAPPARNLRALTMMLLAITIMAWF; from the exons ATGGAACGCTTCACTTTGAAGCATTCCCCTTTCataatttctctccatcttCTTCTGTTCtctctcttcatcttcaatctCTCGGTCCCTGCTGCAGCAGAAA GTTGTGCAGATGTAGATTGTGGGCAAGGAACATGTAAAGATTCCAATTCCTCAGGGCTCGGTTTTGAATGTGACTGTAACACCGGCTGGAAGAAGATTCAGATTGGTCCCTTGACCTTCCCTTCTTGTGTTCTTCCTAACT GTTCAGTAGACCTTCACTGTAACAATGCTTCTTCACCAACTCCATCTCTGCCTCAATTAAACG CTTGTCTTCTTGTATGGTGTGGAAAAGGAAATTGTGTTGCCAATGGAACTGGATACGCAtgccagtgcaaccagggagccTCTAATTTGTTCAACAACCCAGCCTGGGCCTGTTTTGACGACT GCTCATTTGGGGGAGATTGTTTTGCCCTTGGGTTGGGCCTATCGCCACCACCTCCAAAGAACTCGGGATCCCCAGGGGAAGTtg GAGCTCCTCCGGCAAGAAATCTTCGAGCACTAACCATGATGCTGTTAGCCATAACTATTATGGCATGGTTTTAG
- the LOC123219563 gene encoding katanin p60 ATPase-containing subunit A1 — MVGTNSLVGLQDHLKLAREYALEGLYDTSIIFFDGAIAQINKHLNTLDDPLVRAKWMNVKKALSEETEVVKQLDAERRSFKEMPVGRRPSSPPIHAKSSFVFQPLDEYPTSSGGPIDDPDVWRPPSRDTTSRRPSRAGQVGMRKSPQDGTWARGATNRTGTTARGGKTAGSSRGTSGVRASTTGKKSTNTGKSSKTDSVNGDSEDGRSKKLQYEGPDPDLAAMLERDVLETTPGVRWDDVAGLNEAKRLLEEAVVLPLWMPEYFQGIRRPWKGVLMFGPPGTGKTLLAKAVATECGTTFFNVSSATLASKWRGESERMVRCLFDLARAYAPSTIFIDEIDSLCNARGASGEHESSRRVKSELLVQVDGVSNSGTNEDGSRKIVMVLAATNFPWDIDEALRRRLEKRIYIPLPNFESRKELIRINLKTVEVAPDVDIDEVARRTEGYSGDDLTNVCRDASLNGMRRKIAGKTRDEIKNMSKDEISKDPVAMCDFEEALTKVQRSVSQADIEKHEKWFQEFGSA; from the exons GCACCTGAACACGCTTGATGACCCATTAGTACGTGCAAAATGGATGAATGTGAAGAAGGCCCTGTCTGAGGAAACAGAGGTTGTGAAGCAGTTGGATGCTGAGAGAAGGTCGTTCAAGGAAATGCCTGTGGGCAGACGCCCTTCTTCACCGCCTATTCATGCTAAATCATCATTTGTTTTCCAACCATTAGATGAGTACCCTACTTCCTCAGGGGGCCCAATTGATGATCCTGATGTTTGGAGGCCACCTAGTCGAGACACAACAAGTAGGAGACCTTCAAGGGCTGGTCAAGTTGGTATGAGGAAATCACCCCAGGATGGGACTTGGGCTCGTGGTGCTACTAACAGAACCGGTACCACTGCTCGTGGTGGAAAGACAGCTGGTTCTAGTCGGGGTACCTCAGGAGTTAGAGCGTCAACTACTGGAAAGAAAAGCACTAATACAGGAAAATCTAGCAAGACAGATTCAGTG AATGGTGACTCTGAAGATGGAAGATCAAAAAAGCTACAGTATGAGGGACCTGATCCAGATTTGGCTGCAATGCTTGAAAGGGATGTCTTGGAAACCACTCCTGGTGTGCGATGGGATGATGTTGCTGGTCTGAATGAAGCAAAGAGACTTCTAGAGGAAGCTGTTGTGCTTCCTTTGTGGATGCCTGAATATTTTCAG GGAATTAGGAGGCCATGGAAAGGGGTGCTTATGTTTGGTCCACCTGGAACAGGAAAGACACTTCTGGCTAAAGCAGTTGCTACTGAGTGTGGCACCACATTTTTCAATGTATCTTCTGCTACGTTAGCCTCAAAGTGGCGTGGAGAGAGTGAGCGCATGGTGCGGTGCTTGTTTGATTTGGCAAGAGCTTATGCACCAAGCACAATATTTATTGATGAGATTGATTCTCTTTGTAATGCTCGAGG TGCATCAGGTGAGCATGAATCATCCAGACGGGTGAAATCTGAACTTCTAGTTCAGGTGGATGGTGTAAGTAATTCAGGCACTAATGAAGATGGCAGCCGTAAAATTGTGATGGTTTTGGCAGCAACTAACTTCCCATGGGACATAGATGAAGCTCTGAG GAGGAGGCTGGAAAAGCGTATATATATTCCTCTTCCTAATTTTGAGAGTCGTAAGGAGCTTATTCGGATTAATTTGAAAACTGTTGAG GTGGCACCAGATGTAGATATTGATGAAGTGGCTCGTCGAACAGAAGGATATAGTGGAGATGATTTGACAAATGTTTGCCGTGATGCATCCTTGAATGGCATGAGACGCAAAATTGCAGGAAAGACACGTGATGAGATTAAGAACATGTCTAAGGATGAGATCTCAAAGGACCCTGTTGCCATGTGCGACTTTGAAGAAGCACTAACAAAGGTACAACGAAGCGTTTCTCAAGCTGATATTGAAAAGCATGAGAAGTGGTTTCAAGAATTTGGATCAGCATAA